In Pan troglodytes isolate AG18354 chromosome 5, NHGRI_mPanTro3-v2.0_pri, whole genome shotgun sequence, the sequence AGGGTGCCCCAAATCTTACTATTAGTGCTATATGATGAGAGCATTGAcaagaaaatgggtttttgtGGACTGGCATGGGAGTTAGGCTCTCGCTTTTACTTTACGTgggcgaggcacagtggctcatacctatagtcccaatgctttgggaggccaaggcaggaggctctcttgagcgcaggaggctctcttgagcccaggagcctgaaaccagtttgggcaacaaaaACAAGATCCCATCCctacgaaaaatttaaaaattagctgggcatggtgacacacctgtagtcccagctactcaggatgctgacgcaggaggatcgcttgagcccagggagttgaggctgcagtgagcagtgatcactccactgcactccagcctgggcaacagagcaagaccatgtctaaaaacaaacaaacaaacgaaaaaaaccCCCATAAACATGTAACATAAACATGTAACAGGAGCGTCATCAGCCCTTTGACACTAGTATGTAGTGTGTTCTGCAATAGTTTAGAACTTATACAAATATAGGCCTTTCTCAAACAACCAAGTGGTATTTTCTGAGTTTGTATAGTGGAGAAGATATAGGCATTAAAAGacatgtttacttttttaataagcagttcaattgtttttcttattcacGTAACTCAGGATCAACAGTAACTTCATCTAATGTACCATCAGAGCAGTCGCAAATTGAATGAAAGTGATGGCCACCACAAAATCCTTTTTCTCCTGAACTCTCCATAAAGTCTCCTTTCTTTGCACATCTTTGTGCTAAAATAATTAGCTACTTGTAAAGACAGTACACATAGCAACACTACACATTCACATATTTTTCCCACATCTGTTGTCTTATTTAAGCGCAACTTATTTGGAATCAGAATTGAATTCAAATTTGGACTATGGCAGTAAGTAACTGTGACCTCGAGGAAGTCACTTaagctctctgggtctcagttttctctctTGTACAATgagattaataataaaaattatggctGAGCAAgtggctatgcctgtaatcctagtactttgggaggccgaggaaggtggattgcttgaactcaggagtttgaggccagcctgggcaacatggtgaaaccccatctctgccaaaatacaaaaattagctgagtgtggtaatgcacgcttgtggtcccagctacttgggaggctgaggtggaaggatcacctgagcggGGGAAGTTGAaactgtagtgagctgtgatcatgcttctgcactccggcctgggtgacagagcttgaCTCTATCTTGGGGGGGAAAAAATTACCTCACTGGATAGtacagattaaataagataatatttgcaaatttcCTTGCACAGAGtatgcattcaataaatggtagattAATCTCCAATAACTGTCCCAAGCTTTGTAAGTCTGCCAGATGGCTTTAATTATCCCTGCCTGGATAGATGAGTTTAAGTGACTTATCCAGGGTTAAACAATTCATTAATGGCAGCACTAGTGCTTCTGATTCCAGGGACCCACCCCAGCCCATCACCCCCAGTCAACTTTATAGACTTTTATAGAATGAGATGCTGTGTCCAGCACAAGAAGAGAATTCTCCTTGGTGAAGGTAAGAGCCACAGGATGCGAAAGACCATGAGTGACCATGGGCTTCGGTACTGGAAACTCCTCAGGTTTTCCTAAGCAAAGGATAGCTGGACCAGATGTATCTGCAACAATCACATTTCCCTGGTGATCAAAGGTCACAGCGGAGGCAGTTATTTTGGAGGGAAAGTAGAGGCTCAGCCCAAAGGTATCCACTTGGCCGACAAGCTGCATACTTGAGCTAAACACTTTCACCCTGGTGCTGCAAACCCCAGTCCCCAGGGCCAGGGGGTGCTCCAGGACCGCAATGGCCCCGGTGAGCCAAGACACTGCCACCCCTCGGGGATTGCACAGATGAGCTTGCAACCTTTCAGTTCTCCGAAGGACCCCTTCCGCGAAGTCGACGTCCAGGAGGTGCAGGGACCCTGCCTCCGCATCAGTTACCACAATCCCATTCTGAGGGGTGGTCTCCACACCCCAAGGTAAGGAGAATTGGCCTCCAATGACAAGCTTGATCTGgccaaaaaaatcaaacactttGATGGAGCGATCGCCGGCGTCAGTGACAACCACATGGCAGTCGTTGGTGATGGTGACATCCACAGGGTACCTAATGTCTTGGGCAGCGTCCCCCTTCTCTCCAAACTGATGCGCGCATCCTCCCCCTGAGTCAAAAATCTTCACACGCCTCCTGCCGTCGTGCACCACCACGACACGCCCCGTCTTGGGACAAAGCGCCAGTCCGGTGGGGTTGACCAGGGTCCCCCAGCCGCCgaaggtgtggtggcaggtgaggGCTCCGGGGGCGCTGGGGGCGGCGCGGTGGGCGGCCGGGGACTGGCGAAGCGCCGAGCCCAGGAGCTCTATGAGGTGCAGCACCGGCAGGCAGTCGCTGGTGTCGCAGCCCCGGCAAGCTCGCCTGCAGAATGGGCACTCGAGGGCCAGAGTGCGCGGGTGCGCCAGGGCGGCCACGCAGGCCAGGCAGACCACGTGGCCACAGGACAGGTTGCGCGGGCGCCGCTGCTGCCGGTGGCCAAACTTCTCAAAGCACACCTTGCACTCGAGCAGGCTGATCTCCGCCTCGCGCATGAGCTCATGCAGCGCTGGTCCGCTCTCCGAGGCTTCGGCCGCCATGGCGGGTCCTGTGCACTCCCGCCGCGCCGCCTGGCCGTGCCCCAGCGACGCTCTCGGTCACGGTCACAGTCATGGTCACGGGGTGGGACGTGCGCCCTGACGTCGAGCGCCGCGGGCCTCTGCACTGCGATCTGCTGCCCCTTGGTGGGCACACGCGGCACTGTTTCCTGAGGGCCTGGTCGTGGACGTTTGCAAGACAAATCCACATGCGCGTTGTGTAGACCTGTAATCGTCACAGCAGTCATGGATGGACTGTGTAcactttcagatgaggaaacacaCCTATTTGAGGACAACAGGATTGCTCCCTGTTACCCAGCCTGTAAGCGGCAAAACAAGAACTAGAACCCAGTCTTCCAGCCCGGGTGCCTAGCACTGTCTCCAATCCGCAGCGCCGGGTGCTACGGCTGTCCGGGCATAAAACATGGTCCCTTAGCTCATGATGCTTATGATCTGAACCGGAAAACACGAACGAACACACGAGAGAAGATAAACTCCAAGGGAGGTGAGGCAGATGTGTGTATTTCTTTTGTGTCTTCTATCATACTCATAGTTAAGTCAATGTTAGATGAACACATACTTGTAAAATGAATTTGTGCATGAATGAATGttatagaacaacaacaaaaaaatcaacgaGGTGAATGAGTGTCAGATGGGGGAACCATGTTGGAAGTGTCTTGCAGAGTAATTAATATGAAATAAGAAAGCtgttagttaataataattaccatagaacttcatttttttgttttctaagacaaagtctcactctgtcacccaggctggagtgcaggggcacgatcacagctcactgcagcctccatctcccaggctcaagcaatcctcccacttcagtagctgggactacaggcatgcaccatcacactaggctaattttttaatttttttgtagagaggaggtctcactatgttgcctcggctggtcttgaacttgtgaaaATTGTTCACATTCCTCCccaccccttggcctcccaaagtgctggtggtgtgagccactgtgcccagcctatagaATTCACATACGCCTGCCCCGTTGTGTTAGGTTGGTGAAAAGGATTCGCAGTGTTTGCCatcacttttaatggcaaaaccatGATGCTTTTGcagcaaattaataaataatctaCATAGATTATCTTGTTTAAACCTCATAGCAATCCtacaaaaatatgttatttttattgtctttttttctgatagAATTCATAGAAATCAAATatcttgcccagggtcacatggCTAGGAAGTGGCTGGCCTGGAATTTGAAGCCAGGCAGTTTGACTTCAGAGTTACCTATTTTAGTCATTTTCAAACTTCTTTGCACATGGTAAACACCTGGGTCGCACCCGAAAAGTTTAATTGGCCCATGGTGTGGTCTGGACAGCTGGGATTtataaaagctccccaggtgattatAAGGTACagccaagtttgagaaacactgcattATAATAATTCCTTCAAATGACACTAAGTTCAGTTTTTGCAATCTCAGTTAAgaccaaaaacaaagagaatttgCCATATGTTGGAAAATCTTCAAACAAGGGATAGCATAATCTGTGTGAAGAATCCATTGTGGTATTATaatctctcatttttctttttctttctttttttttttcttttttagacagagtcttgctctgtcaccaggctggagtgcagtggcgcgatctcggctcactgcagcctccacctcctgggttcaggcggttctcccacctcagcctcctgagtagctgggattacaggcacccgtgaccatgcctggctaagttttgtatttttagtagagatgaggtttcaccatgttggccaggctggtctcaaacttctgacctttcgcgtcagcctcccaaagtgctaggattacaggcatgagccaccgtgccaggccctaATCTCTTATTTTTAAGGGGTTCTCCCTCAAATGTCTTATGTGAACATTGTGCTTAACAAAACCTTTTATTAgagaatttcttttcctttagagaTAATAATCATGAACATTCACCTTCTGATTTGCTAGATTTCTGAGAAAACACAATATTTTATCCCCTGTTGAGGCCCCTGGAAAGAGCTTTAATGTAAGACAAGAAAGAACATTTTCTAATCAAATGTCATTTGACTCAAAGATTGTGTACTGGGACACAATAACCAACTTAATAATTTATGACTACATTTCCATCCCAAATAAACAACCAACTAAAATCACATTATTTATGCAATCACATCATTGCATAATTGATTAATAACAAATATGTCTTGAATCTCACTCTGACATTTGGCATTTCCTATGACTGTCATTTCCTCCTCCATGGCTGGGCCTCCATGGATTTACCCTGTGCTTCCCTCCGATATTCCTTCTATAGAGGGTCCTGGACTAGCATGCCCATCTTTTCCTGCTTCCACCTAGAACAAGCCCTGAGAGTTGTGAGGGCAAAGGGCTTGAAGAGCAGAACGTCTAGTTTCCAAAGTGGTCAATGGCTGCCCTATGAAAAAGTACCATACTATAGTGGAAGGAGAGTGGTGACCCAGCTCAGGATGGTTCCAGCAGAGAGGAGAGCACAGGGGGAGCATGAGTTAGGGGCAGTCAGTGCTTAGACAGGTGGGCTCCTGGTTGTGCAGGTGGGGCAAATGTGCCAGACACATGCAGTTTAGAAGGAATCCCAGAACAAGTTTAATAATCCAATTACAACTCAGACTACCTGACAATGATGTAAGGGAAAGGAAGATGAACAAGCCACATAGAATGGGCTTTGCTTCCAGCCTTGCCCTCCTCCCAGGGGCATCTCTGACCACCACTCTAATTTTTAAGCTCCATGTTCTTGGCATCTCAGGGGTGAGGGATGTGGTGGCAAGAGGAAGAATggctgtttttgaa encodes:
- the NHLRC1 gene encoding E3 ubiquitin-protein ligase NHLRC1; the encoded protein is MAAEASESGPALHELMREAEISLLECKVCFEKFGHRQQRRPRNLSCGHVVCLACVAALAHPRTLALECPFCRRACRGCDTSDCLPVLHLIELLGSALRQSPAAHRAAPSAPGALTCHHTFGGWGTLVNPTGLALCPKTGRVVVVHDGRRRVKIFDSGGGCAHQFGEKGDAAQDIRYPVDVTITNDCHVVVTDAGDRSIKVFDFFGQIKLVIGGQFSLPWGVETTPQNGIVVTDAEAGSLHLLDVDFAEGVLRRTERLQAHLCNPRGVAVSWLTGAIAVLEHPLALGTGVCSTRVKVFSSSMQLVGQVDTFGLSLYFPSKITASAVTFDHQGNVIVADTSGPAILCLGKPEEFPVPKPMVTHGLSHPVALTFTKENSLLVLDTASHSIKVYKVDWG